In Oryza sativa Japonica Group chromosome 1, ASM3414082v1, the genomic stretch ccctctgaacccctttttcatctgcatatgcctttttgcacctggaattgttttgggaaaatttggagttttgcctctttggtttgcgggaaaaatcttggtcgttcattcggatcggattttttttttttaaaaaaaaaatgagctcagcctagggctttagaaaaattttagttggagtttattcgatagtcagtcgggaatttattgggggttatgcattaggtcgtgtctatattcgatgggggcaatgttatgcgcatcattttccatgcaactagtctatgcattaatttattgtttagttgcattagtgtctttatttgagttcatgaaaaatgttctatgcataaaaatcatcctgCTCGGTTATTGATttgagtcttcttttgctttgtttaatttggatttgagcatgaattggttcctatcccttgtctactttagatgtcagtcctatccctcgtttgcaagcgccgcctcgagcttcagagtcaccgcccttagctttatcgccttcttagtctgtttgcttgctagttttcgtgtttaggtttgATGCTTGTGGgctagtcggcggtcgatatcatgtgtcagtggtatgactgcctcaattaggagttgcgtgcctctttttcagtgttttaatcaagattaagataattgcacttaaattcataagaaagattagtttctgagccccctgtttttcttccttttctcatatttctacctatccccttcagatggagacaaggaatggttcacgcgactcGAACAACGCTAGTGGCAGCGAAAAGCcgatcaatggagcacgtgccaacagtgcatctgacaacagtccgtccccaccgcccgagaacccaacaattgctcaggtgttggacaatcagactcagatgatgacaatgatgatgcaacagatgcagcaacagtaccatcaggtgttgcaacaggtgcagcagcaagcacagctgcagcagcagaacctgcagtttggttctccacctcctcagtccaaactgctagaatttcttcgtgtcaagccgcccaccttctcaagcaccaccaacccaatcgaggcccacgactggcttcatgccattgagaagaagctgaatcttttgcaatgcaacgagcaagagaaggttgcttttgctacacaccagctgcaaggtcccgcttctatttggtgggacaactacatggtgacccgtccagctggggcagaggttacttggacagagtttcgtcatagtttcaataaagcacaggttcccgagggaattgtggcacaaaagaagagagagttccgttccctacaacaaggaaccagaacagttatagagtatttgcatgagttcaacctcctcgcgcgctacgcccctgaggacgtgcgtaccgatgccgagaggcaggagaagtttttgtctggtcttgatgatgaattgactaaccagttgatctctagagattatgaggactttgagaagctggtggataaggctatccgtcaggaggagcactgtaacaaaataaaccgtaagaggaaggcagctcagttcaggactccccaggggaagagtcagaagcctcgtttcacgatgggacgtcacggtggaccttccaccatgattatccgacagcaccgtccctaccacccgggtagcttcaacaagaaccaccataatggcagtcacaacaacagtgagcagcacagtctcaaccctactccgagttcactaaagattccagctcaatcagttcagccagctctgccagaacagcccaagaggttgggagaaaaacccgaactctgcttcaattgtaacaaacccggacacacggttggaaagtgcccgaagccaagacgtgctggacccaagttcgttcaggcccgtgttaatcatgcatctgcagaggaggcgcagtcagcaccagaggttatattgggcacattccccgtcaactcgacaccggcagtaatattgtttgattctggtgcaacccattccttcatttccaagcgttttgctggtgcacatgggttatccttagtgaagcttaagataccaatgcgagtgcatactcctggaggtggcatgaccacaactcactactgcccatctgtgacagttgaaattcaagggttgatttttccagccaacctcattcttctcgaatccaaggacctagatgtcatacttggaatggattggttaacaaggcacagaggagtgattgattgcgccagccgcaccatcaagttaaccaatgcaaaaggagaggtggtaaCCTTCCAGTCTCTAGTGCCGCGGAAGCCAGGGATCagtttaaaccaggctgctggtgaagaacaagaggtagcagtggagaaaaccactaagaagctggaggatattcccatagtcagagagtatccagaggtttttccggacgatctgacaacaatgccaccaaaaagggatatcgagttccggattgacttggtacctggaactgcaccgatccacaagaggccttacagaatgggagccagcgagttggcggaagtcaagaagcaagtcgatgagcagttacagaagggatacatccgcccgagcacgtcgccttggggtgctccggttatctttgtggagaagaaagacaaaaccaagaggatgtgcgttgactaccgcgcactcaatgaggtcaccatcaagaacaagtatcctttgccaaggattgatgacctgtttgatcagttgaaaggagctactgtgttctctaagatagacctgcgatcaggctatcaccagttgaggatccgcgaagaggatattccaaagacagcattcatcactcggtacgggttgttcgaatgcacagttatgtctttcggactcactaatgcacctgccttcttcatgaatttgatgaacaaggtgtttatggaatttctagacaagtttgtcgtggttttcatcgatgacatacttatctactccaagtccgaggaagaacatgagcagcatcttcggctggtacttgaaaagttaaaagagcaccagctatatgccaagttcagcaagtgcgacttctggcttaaggaagttcagtttctcggtcacatcgtgaatgctcaaggagtagctgtggatccagcaaatgtggagtcagttaccaaatggaccccaccaaggacagtcactcaggttcggagtttcttaggacttgcgggctattaccgccggttcattgagaacttctctaaaattgctaagccaatgacacagctattgaagaaggaagaaaagtttatctggtctgctgaatgcaataggagttttgaagaactcaaacgacggttggtgtctgcaccagtcttaatcctgcctgatcagacgaaagatttccaggtctattgtgatgcatctcgccaggggctaggatgtgtgttgatgcaggatggcaaagtggtttcttatgcttcacggcagttgcgtcctcatgaaggcaactacccgacgcatgatctggaattagccgcagttgttcatgctttaaagatttggcggcactatctcatcggtaaccgttgtgaggtatatacagatcacaaaagtctaaagtacatcttcacccaacctgatctgaatctccgacagcgaagatggttggagctaattaaagattatgatatgggaatacattatcatcccggcaaggctaatgtggttgcggatgccttgagcaggaagagctactgcaatgttgcatgggtagagcaactatgtggtgaggttcaacgcgatttggaacatctgaaccttggtatagttgagcacggattcgtggctgccctagaggcacagcccacgctggtggagcaggttcgcatagctcaggcaagtgatcctgaaatagcagagctcaaaaagaacatgagggttggaaaagcccgaggttttgttgaggatgaacaaggaacaatctggatgggagaaagattgtgtgtacccgaaaacaaggaattaaaagacctgatactaaccgaggctcatcaaactcaatattccattcatcccggtagtactaagatgtaccaagacctcaaagaaaagttctggtgggtcagcatgagaagggaaatagctgagttcgtagcactctgtgacgtctgtcaacgagtaaaggcagaacaccaaaggccagcaggtttgctacagccacttcagattccagaatggaagtgggaagaaatcggaatggatttcatcaccggtttgcccaggacgtcatcggggcatgattctatttgggtagtcgttgaccgactcaccaaagtggctcacttcattccggtgcacactacctactcagggaagaaattagcagaactctatctatcaagaatcatgtgtttacatggtgtacctaagaagatcgtgtctgatcgaggaagccaattcacttcaaagttctggcagaaattacaagaagaattgggaacccggttgaatttcagcaccgcttaccatccacaaacagatggccagaccgagcgagtcaatcaaatactagaggatatgttgagagcttgtgcgcttgactttggtggggcatgggacaaaagcttgccgtatgctgagttctcgtacaacaacagttaccaagctagtctgcagatggcaccatttgaagcactgtatggacggaggtgtcgtactccgctcttctgggatcagacaggggaacgccagttgtttggtacagaagttttaaatgaggcagaagagaaagtcagagctgttagggaaagattgagaatcgcgcaatctcggcagaaaagctatgcagacaaccgccgaagggagctcgttTTCCAagtaggggattatgtgtatctccgtgtcactccgctcaggggagtacaccgcttccaaaccaaaggaaagttggcaccacgctttgtgggaccatatcggattttggaacgcaggggtgaagttgcttaccagcttgagcttccctccaacatgcttggcatccataatgtgttccacgtctctcagttgaagaaatgtttgagagttcctgaggaacaggcaagtccggatcaaatcgaaatccaggaagacttgacgtatgtggagaagccaactcgtatcctcgaaaccagcgagagaaagaccagaaacaaagtaataagattctgcaaggttcagtggagccaccactcagaggaagaggccacttgggaaagagaagatgagttgaaggccacccacccgcacctcttcgccagctcttccgaatctcggggtcgagattccgtttaaggggggtaggtttgtcacgccctgaagtttccccccttttgcttgctttaaaaattggctaaataaatcgtccgaagaaattatcttaattaacctagagctaattccctaattaataaatgcaaataataatcggaatcggcatgtggaatttttcttggattctacatgtcacaatatattaacaggatttttagtggaattttcagagccttggaaataattttaaccaattaaaaatcaccaaagtgcaatttttaaatcccaggaaaatcctttcttttctttttctttttcctgtttcctcctttttcctcttcttgggccgtcggcccagtccacccgtcgcccgcgctcggcctccccttgtgggccggcccgttcccctttcccctccccgaagtcctccctccctccctctctccttcgggcgccgacaggtggggcccacctgtcggtcgtcttcctcctctagccggttggagccgagccccaaccgccggcgccccacctccccacgccgcccgccttctccgtccctctccgcgcccgcacctcgcgcccacgtcgccgcctcttcccccgcatctcccggcccgcgcgcgcgctcgagagggcgggattcgatttcgaatccacctctctcactctccctccactccccacgtcgccggccaaatcggccacctccccggccacgtccgccccctcccgcacctataaatcgctccccgcgtcttcctctctcgtttttcgcactcgccgcgctctcccgtgcctcctatcGCGCTCGCGCCGCTTGTTGCTagtgccgccgcttgccgccgccttcggccgcgagccgccgccgctagagtcgccgccgcgccaaaccgccgccgccgttagcttcgccgccgcaagagctttcccggccgccgcctcgcgtcgccggaatcccaccggagcacctctcccctcgcgagccggtgagtttttccctcccctccatctccggccgacaattcaagccgccgtggtcgtcgtctcctctcctaacgcctctccatcttctcctagggtgtcgccgccgcccgtccgtgcctccgcgtcgccggtcatcgccgctcgtctcttcccacgccggtcgccgccatcgcctcggtgaggaatcccctttcctccttcctttcctctccccccgtgagcgccgccgccctccgcgcgtgcgccgtcgtcttcggctgccgccgccgccttcgcgccggccgccgccgtctccccgcgccgccggtcaccgccggcggtcgtgcgccgtcgtcgcctcgccatggccggccggcttgagccgtgccgagcatgtcgccgcccactccctcccccttgagccactgcccgtggggcccgcttgccagccgccccctctccccccctTAGTGCCGCTGAtcagtggggcccgcctgtcggcgccaccccctcccctcgctgacgtcagccctgggctttattgcgcaataaattgattaaggacttttctttattagtaaaaacacagtttatcttctaaaattcataagtaattcatccgagctccgtttaagtccattcaagtctcagtaaatcaagaaaaatgcaaagaatccattaaaaatggttttgttccctgtttcagtagtcttatagcctgttttgcttgtgtgctttgtttgtcgcgtaggtttcggccgttttgtcgatccacggtttctcgaagacgttgctgaggtctcgtcagtgcgagagcaaggcaagtcatgaaatacgtttgatcatattgtacccaatttacaaatatcccgcatttctattaaatgttgcattcttttacaatgtaatgtgggatgggtcctattcctcagccacatattgtttaccatatgccgttgataacttgggtatcaaaatgactagatgttggtttaggaaatgcttagccatgcttagttcaactagcacacaaatggggatcaccttattacatagactttgtctattggcatagctttagattggtgccaccgcaatggtgttagttaattaaaatacactgaatggtgggctgtgggtgcatggttttgctggtcgcacccatggcagttaaggaccggttcacgggaaaccctgggagacttaccgtgctttccacaagcgggagtgggtaactgcttgatctgaagtatagctcgaccctttcctaggcaccggtggcgagggtgggcgtgatggagttgggtcggccggggtgtccggttgtccagctgccggattcaccgcggcgcaagaggggaccgcccactgccttttgaggggtgggggtgaaaccttagcgtggtgtggatgattaggggagggttatgtggagggtcttgtcacgatttccccctttgcagtatcatggtgatacttcggggcatggcgacatgtgtggaatcgtgtcttgtgggtacagttgtacacctctggccagagtaaaactattcgaatagccgtgcccgcggttatgggcgatcaaccagattcaccgtgattagtctcattcctagtttagcttaatgaactggtgtagttcaggtggttggttgggcctgttgcaacgtggggtagcgttggacagtgtttggttaatattgattaattactacaactgttttactgccttcaactactgtttttaaatgctagctttatgcaaaagaacctctagcctcctttggttatatcctgcatcatacctcctcttccggtatgacttgctgagtacagtgggtagtactcagtcttgctctcttttcccccacaccagagctgaagatcttcctagttggagctgttttgtcaaagttggtttcgtcgctgccgtcaaggattgcctgtggagtggagtcgcccgctgctgaagtcaagcttcccggtttagctcgcttttatcttttccgctgcatttgtaatcttttctatttttgtaagacgtggatctgtatgtcaacaattgtcgtttgtgtaccctggctggtcctggacagggatttaatgcacattcagcttagaaattctggttcgagaatttctgggcgtgacaatggtgtacggcgattacctccgccgccggattgcgccgctccaacggcgcgcccggagcgcctgggagtacactgggcctgaagactacatgcggacccaccagggagccagatgggattgggctcccgaggacttcaagatcgtggtccaaagggtgctgaaccttagctccgcggaggcgtctcgcattcctcaggagatcctccccctctgcagcgatcccgaccgcgcctccattctaaccattatgatgggggtcggggcctcagaggagagagcccctaagggccacgacggcgcgggcgagcgccgccggggggaacaatctgccccaggagggggtcgtgcttctgggccccgcgtcggggtctcggggagcagccgccctgccgacgccccggggaagaggaagctgggaggaacacctcccccatctcctccccgagggggcggggcgacacgtgccagcagtcggcgcccggagggggccgcgccgacgtcgcagcccgagggggagcgcaaaaagaagcggctccgcaagacgggggagacggagccatgccggggaaacctgatttcccctccaaggtggtcattcacccgtccccctcgcaggttcgtctcactctcattgcaaccatctttctccaaaaagaagttttttcttgctcattttgttcgtcttttggttttttcttctgcttcagcgatgtcccgtcgcattcctcccgccaccccaagtccggccagtccgaggccgaagatccggcggccgcagaggagcggaggcgagaagctgaccggcgtgaagccgcagatcgccttcgggaagctgaagaggccgcccgggaggccgcccgggctcgccaagccgaagaagctgctcgggaggaggccgcccgggctcgccaagccgaagaagctgctcgggaggaggccgcccgggctcgccaggctgaggcgacaGCTGCCGCTGGCGCAtcacttgggcccactccctcgggcggccctcaagcgacatcctccgaggcggctcgcgacgaggctgctggcgcatcgcctgggcctacctcaccgggcgacgcccaggaccaaacgggcccgggggacatccccgagcccagcgcatcctccggggggccaagccgcgtcgccttttccccaaggcggctcttctcctcttcttctgtcgccccgctgagcgccgagccccttctgcaggccctggccgccgcaaacaccgcagtGCTGGATGGGTTCAACAcccaagtggaggccctgcgggcggaacgagcggagctcgaggccgcatgggcgcgtgtcgaggaggggcggcgctcggtggacgccatggtggaggtgggccgtaaggcccaccgccgccacatctcggagcttgaagcccgcaaggcggcgctggcggagatcgcccgtgaggtggaggaggagcgggcggcCGCCCTCATCTCTACCACCGCGATGATCGAGGCGCAAGACACTCTCCGCCTTCAGCACgcaagctgggaggcggagctgaagaaaaagctcaacgccgcccaaggggtccttgactccgccgctgcccgagagcggcgggtaACGGAGACTGAAGCGGCGtctcggcggcgcgaggagacccttgaggcccgtgccatggcgctagaagaacacgccggcgccgtggagaggggcttGACGGACCGCGAGGTCGCCGCTGctctccgggaggcgacgctggcggcgcacgaggccgcctgcgccgaggaggattgcgcgctccgcctccgcgaggacgcactcgctgagcgggagcgagctctcgaggatgCTGAGGCCACGACCagacggctggcggacagcctgtcccttcgcgaggcggcgcaggaggagcaggcgcgccgcaatcttgaGTGCGTCCGCaccgagagagccgcactggagcagcgggctgctgacctcgaggcacgggaaaaggagctggacgcgaggacGCCtgtcggcggggcggccgcgggcgaaagcgacttagccgcccgcctcgcagctgccgaacacaccgtcgcggagatgcagcgagcgctggactcctccaccggggaggccgaggcccttcgcttggcgggcgagattgggcccgacatgctttgggatgcggtctcccgcatgaagcgcgccggtcggcaagccgGCCTCTGGAGAGGCCAGACGACGGTGCcccccaccaatctggaaggcctcgctccgcacctcaacaggatggcctgggtcctcgaacgactccccgaggagctcgagaagaccatcaagtcatcctcgagggacctcgcccggggggcggtcgaactcgtgctggcgagttaccaggcccgggaccccaGCTTCTCTccctggatggcgctggaggagttccctcccgggaccgaggacgacgcgcgcgcgcgggtcggggatgctgccgaccacatcgtcaacagcttcgagggctcggcccctcggctcgcgttcgcccctgactccgacgaggagggcgacgccagcggtgaggacgacggtggcgacgaggccggcgacccgggcgcatcggaatgagcccccaggcccccgccaatcttatcttttttctttttctttcttctaaggccttcatgcctctcTTTTGTACAaattaacttaatctgcaatcagaaatgatgaaaaaatttttgtgttagttttattttgctatgcaatgagttgaggatgatctgtgccgtgatCCTCTTTTTGTGTCTTAGCCTGATTTAAGGGcccgtgcccaagtcccagtcttcgaaaggcgcgggtcggggctagtgcctggggagatccacatgtcgagactggccaggccgggaacgtggtgaccgagggttatgggtgacccgattgtgggtttttgccgattcccccccggagttcaccacgccccggggcacggctcggttctgggccccgtttggcgattttagctgaccgaaccgagcccccgagggcaaggttgagcacgagtgaccttatttcaagttaagattttttcagaaggaaaaacggcacagacacaacctttaggaatttgaaactgcttttattgaaatgctgaaaggaatatatgtgcatgtgtggtagcccccggctaaccctgcacacccgaggggggtgcggggttagcccgagccaaaacctgacacccgaccccccccttcaggggtagaagcgacgaaggtgttcgatgttccacgggtttggcagctccgtgccgtcgcccgtggccagccgtaccgagcccggccgggggacaccgatcactcgatacggaccctcccacattggtgagagcttgctcaatccagcacgcgtttggacgcggcgtaggacgaggtcgtcgacgcagagtgatcgggcccggacgtggcgctgatggtagcgccgcaggctctgctggtagcgcgcagctcggagggccgcgcgccgccttcgctcttccaagtagtcgaggtcatctctacgaagctgatcttgatcagcctcgcagtacatggtggcccgaggagacctcagggtgagctcggatgggagaaccgcttctgcgccgtagacgaggaagaaaggcgtttccccggtcgctcggcttggtgtggttcggttcgcccagagcaccgctggcaactcctcgatccatgaatcgccgtgcttcttgagaatgttgaaggtcttggttttgaggcctttaaggatttctgcattggcgcgctccacttggccattgcttctggggtgggcaggtgaggcgaagcagagcttgatgcccatgtcttcgcagtagtcgccgaagagttcactagtgaattgggtgccattatccgtaataatacgattaggc encodes the following:
- the LOC136351643 gene encoding uncharacterized protein, whose translation is MIEAQDTLRLQHASWEAELKKKLNAAQGVLDSAAARERRVTETEAASRRREETLEARAMALEEHAGAVERGLTDREVAAALREATLAAHEAACAEEDCALRLREDALAERERALEDAEATTRRLADSLSLREAAQEEQARRNLECVRTERAALEQRAADLEAREKELDARTPVGGAAAGET